A stretch of Lodderomyces beijingensis strain CBS 14171 genome assembly, chromosome: 8 DNA encodes these proteins:
- a CDS encoding 40S ribosomal protein RACK1: MSDQEVLVLRGTLEGHNGWVTSLATTPLHPDLLLSGSRDKTLIKWELTGGEDNQYGVPKKSFTGHSHIVQDVTIAADGAYALSASWDKTLRLWDLESGASTRFVGHKGDVLSVSISKNLRQIVSASRDKTIKVWNTVGECMATLTGHNDWVSTVRISPASDNSTVISASWDKTVKSWDLRDYSTNADFIGHTGYISCITLSPDGSLCASAGKDGVIILWDLNSNKTLYTLDAKAEVHALAFSPNRYWLAAATTSGIKIFKLRERELLDELKPEFAIGANAKDPEAISLAWSADGQNLFAGYTDNVIRVWQVMTPSA, encoded by the exons ATGTCAGACCAAGAAGTTTTAGTTCTCAGAGGTACTTTAGAAGGCCACAACGGCTGGGTTACTTCCTTAGCCACCACCCCACTCCACCCagacttgttgttgtccgGTTCAAGAGACAAGACTTTGATCAAGTGGGAATTGACCGGTGGTGAAGACAACCAGTACGGTGTACCAAAGAAGTCCTTCACTGGCCACTCGCACATTGTTCAGGACGTCACCATTGCTGCTGATGGTGCTTACGCTTTGAGTGCCTCATGGGACAAGACCTTGAGATTGTGGGACTTGGAATCTGGTGCCTCCACTAGATTCGTTGGCCACAAGGGCGATGTCTTGAGTGTTTCCATTTCTAAGAACTTGAGACAGATTGTCTCTGCTTCTAGAGACAAGACTATCAAGGTTTGGAACACCGTTGGTGAATGTATGGCTACTTTGACTGGCCACAATGACTGGGTCTCCACCGTTAGAATCTCGCCAGCCCTGGACAACTCCACTGTCATTTCTGCTTCTTGGGACAAGACTGTTAAG TCATGGGACTTGAGGGATTACTCAACCAACGCTGACTTTATCGGCCACACTGGTTACATTTCATGTATCACTTTGTCACCAGATGGATCCTTGTGTGCCTCTGCCGGTAAGGACGGTGTCATCATCTTGTGGGACTTGAACTCCAACAAGACTCTCTACACCTTGGACGCCAAGGCTGAAGTCCACGCTTTGGCCTTCTCTCCAAACAGATACTGGttggctgctgctactacttCGGGaatcaagattttcaaattgcgTGAAAGAGAATTGTTGGATGAGTTGAAGCCTGAATTTGCTATTGGTGCCAATGCCAAGGACCCCGAAGCTATCTCATTGGCCTGGTCTGCTGATGGCCAAAACTTGTTTGCTGGTTACACCGATAACGTCATTAGAGTATGGCAAGTTATGACTCCTTCTGCTTAA